ATCTGGGGATGGAGAGATCCTGGGGATGGAGAGATCCTGAGAGGGCATGGAGAGATCCTGGGATGTGGAGAGCAGATCCTGGGATGTGGAGAGATCCTGGGGATGTGGAGAGCAGATCCTGGGGATGTGGAGATCCTGGGATGGGGAAAGATCCTGGGAGAGCATGGAGAGATCCTGGAGGATGGAGAGATCCTGGGATGTGGCGAGCAGTTCCTGAGGATCTGCAGAGCTCCTGTCACGTCTCAGATGAGCCCAGAGCACCGAGCCTTTGGAAACGctgacattttcttctttcctgctgCGTTCTGTCTCTGTCTGTGCAGGATCAGTCTGAGGAAAGGCCTGTCCATCCGGGACAGGATGAGGGCAGCTGGGGTGCTGGATGATTTCCTGAAGCACATCAAATACGATCCAGTGAAGAAAtaccagcccagccagggctccgTGGTGAGGGAGCCCATAACCAACCACCTGGATGTGAGTGccctcctgcctgtccttcctccctcccagctgccacagcaATCTGGACACCCCTGAGCCTCCAGCAGTGAGAAACTGCTTTTTTGCCCACCcttaaattgcttttttgcCCACCcttaaattgcttttttgcCCACccttaaattgcttttttccctacctttaaattgcttttttccctaCCCTTAAATTGCTTTTCCCCCCACCCTTAAGTTGTTTTCCCCCCACtcttaaattgctttttttaccCACTATTAAATCGCTTTTCTCCCCAcctttaaattgcttttctccccacttttaaattgctttctcCCCACCTTTAAATCGCTTTTCTCCCCACTCTTAAATTGCTTTATCCCCCACtcttaaattgcttttttccccactcttaaattgcttttttccccactctttCAGCTTCTGTTTTGAGCCCCAAGGAAGTTTACCCCCAGCCACAAAGAGCCAGGCTTTTCTGTATGAAACAAACCcacaataattatttaatatttcatttttttggggAGAGTAGAGGCAGGGTGAGagctcagcctgctcctgcctggctgggggatGCCAGGAGGGATCTTGGTCTGTCCCTGAGCCCGTGGCCAatgaaaattcccttttttttttcccagtcctcCTACTTTGGGGAGATCAGCATCGGGGAGCCGCCCCAAAAGTTCCTGGTGCTTTTTGACACTGGCTCCTCCAACCTGTGGGTGCCCTCCACGGACTGCCAGAGTCCTGCTTGCTGTGAGTAGCCCAGGATGCCGTGGGCAGAGCCATTCCTGCTCCTAGGAGTAATTAGCGCTCACTAATTAGTACCAATCATCCCAGCACTGCGGGGCTCCAGGCTCTGAGCACCCCAGGATGGGTTTGGGTGCCACAGGTCCTTGTCCCTGTTCTTCCATGTCCTTCCCCTGTCACCTTGGGGACATCACAGTGCCAAAAAAATGACCCTGGGATGCTGATCTGGGGTTGCTGGTGCCTTCCTTGGGAAGCTCAGAGCCCTGGAATCCTCACAGCCATGCCAGGAATCTCAGGGGTGCTCCCTGGCCATCCCAGGAATCTTCTGGGTGCTCCCTGGCCATCCCAGGAATCTTCTGGGTGCTCCCTGGCCATCCCAGGAATCTTCTGGGTGCTCCATGGCCATCCCAATAATCTCAGGGGTGCTCCCTGATCATCCCAGGAGTCTCAGCTGTGTTCCATGGACATCCCAGCAATCTTCTGGGAactccctgtccccatccccagcacctGGGAATTATCCCCGGGAGCATCCAGCAGTGAAATCACTGATGGAACATCCAGCAGTGACATCCCACTGCAGAACAGGGCCTGCTCCTTGGGGATTATCCCAGTGGGATTTCCAGCAGTGAAATCCCACTGAtggagctcccagcagtgacatcCCAGTGCAGAACAGAAGTTGTTCCCTAGGGATTATCCCAATGGAACACCCAGCAGTGACATCCCACTGCAGAACAGAAGTTGTTCCCTAGGGATTATCCCAATGGAACACCCAGCAGTGACATCCCAGTGCAGCCCATGCCCAGGgctttccctcttctccctccccagtCAACCACGCCAAGTTCCAGCCCAGTGCCTCGGCCACCTTCACCCCCAGGGGCCAGTCCTACAACGTGTCCTACGGCAGTGGCTCTGTCACCCTCGTGCTGGGCTCTGACACACTCAGGGTgagtgtcccctgtgtcccccgTGCCACCCCCGCTGTGTCCTGGTGGGGACACCTGAGGGCTGATCTGTCCTGGCTTGCACTTGGACAAACCCTGGCAAAACGGataaaaaagtgtttcctgcCACCCTCGGCcaccagctgagctctggctggaTTTTAACCCAAatcctggggtttttcccaattttccccTCTGCCCGGTGCTGTTGGcacctctggagcagcagcccctcttCCCTGCAGATCCAGAGCATCACAGTGAccgagcaggagctggggctgagccaggccGAGCCCACGCAGCCGTTCTACTTCGCAGCCTTCGATGGCATCCTGGGCATGGCCTTCCCCTCGCTGGCCATGGGGGGCACGGCCACGGCCCTGGGGGGCATGCTGGAGCAGAACCAGCTGGCTGAGCCCGTCTTCAGCTTCCACTTCTCACGGTGAGAGCCCCTCAGGGCGCTCTGCACGTCCTGGTGTCCCCTGTCTGCATGTCATGGTGTGCCCTGCatgtcctggtgtcccctgtCTGCATGTCATGGTGTCCCCTGCACGTCCTGGTGTCCCCTGAATGTGCCGGTGTCCCCTGTCTGCACATCCTGGTGTCCTCTGCACGTCCTGGTGTGCCCTGTCTGCATGTCCTGGTGTGCCCTGAATGTCCCGGTGCCCCCTGTCTGCATGTCCTGGTGTGCCCTGCatgtcctggtgtcccctgtCTGCACATCCTTGTGTCCTCTGTgtgtcctggtgtcccctgccctCAATTCCTGGCGTCCCCTGCATGTTGTGGTGTTCCTTACCTTCACATCCTGGTGTCCCCTGCCTGCATGTCCTGGTGTCTCTCGTGTCCTGGTGTCCCCTACCTTCACATCCTGGTGTCCACTGTCTGCATGTTCTTGCGTCCCCTGCgtgtcctggtgtcccctgccctCACATTGTGGTGTCCCCTGCATGTTGTGGTGTCCCCTGCCTGCACAtcctggtgtccccatccctcgTGTCCTGGTGTCCCCTACTTTCACATCCTGGtgtcctctccctgccctcacgtcctgctgtcccctgccctcacgtcctgctctcccctgccctcACATTGTggtgtcccctgccctcccatCCTGGTGTCCCCTACCTTCACATCCTGGTGTCCCCTACCTTCACATCCTGGtgtcctctccctgccctcacaccctgctgtcccctgctgcccccTGAGGGTCCCTCGGGGATCCCCCCCCTCTCCACCCACCCCCTCTCACCCCAGGCTCTCCtgatctctgctgctggggctctgttttcccacagccagcccacCTTCGAGTTCGGGGGAGAGCTCATCCTGGGGGGCGTGGACCCTCAGCTCTTCCAGGGGGACATCACCTGGGCACCGGTGACACAGAGGCTCTACTGGCAGGTGGCCCTGGAGGAGTGAGTGGTGTTTGCACCTCTGGCCGTCACCCCCcggttcagctgctgctttgcagggcTCCAGGCTCCCTGCTTTGCCTTTAGGGGTGCCCAAAGCCACGTCCTTGTCCCCGCTGTCCTCCCAGGGTTGCCACCGGGCAGTCAGTGACCAGCtggtgcagccagggctgccaggccaTCGTGGACACGGGGACATTTCTGCTGACCGTGCCCCAGCAGTACATCGAGAGCATCCTGGAGGCCCTGGGAGCCCAGGAGACCAGCTATGGGGTGAgtgtgggggttttgggggggcCTGCACGGGagtcagagctctgggctccaCCAGGTCCCACAAAACTCAGGGGGCACCTGCAGGAAAAGGGACTGCAGGGGTGACATCAGGCTGAGAAAGgtggggatgctcaggggaAGAGAGCATTGTGTGGAAACCTCACAGCCCGTTCCAGGATCAGAAGGGGCTGCAGTGAAGCCAGAGAGGGACCtgggacaagggcctggagtgacaggacaaggggcaatgggTTCAGATTGAAAGGGAGGAAATTCAGGGTTGATtcagggaaggaattcctccctgtgagcgTGGGGAGGGGTTGGGGTGGatgtcccagagcagctgtggctgtgccacccctggcagtgtcccaggccaggctgcagcaccctggggcagtggagctgtccctgccacggcaggggtggcactgggtgatttaaatccccttcccacccaaacctcTCCGTGATCCTGCAGTGTGGcgctgccaggggcagggcgtttgtccccccatgtcccctgaggccgtgtccctgtcccctcagtaCGCAGTGGACTGCAGTGACACCCAGAGCATGCCCCCCCTCACCTTCGGCATCGGCGGCGCTCGGCTGGCGCTCTCCCCGTCCGCCTACGTCCTGAACGTACGTCTGGGATCCACACCCACATCCCACCGGGCTCCGCGGACACCGGGGAcattcccagggctcccagggctcccagggctccgGGGacatccccagggctcccagggctcctgaGGCACCGGGGacatccccagggctcccagggctccgCGGACACCGGGGacatccccagggctcccagggctcccagggctccgGGGacatccccagggctcccagggctccgtgggcactggggacatccccagggctcccagggctccgtgggcactggggacatccccagggctcccagggctcccagggctccgGGGACATCCCCAGGGCTCCGTGGCACCGGGGACATCCCTAGGGCTCCCAGGGGAGTACTGGGGacatccccagggctcccagggtTCCACAGCTACCGGGGACATCCCCAGGGCTCCTGAGAATTCCCCAAGGCTCCGCGGGCACCGGGAacatccccagggctcccagggtTCCCTGAGTACTGGGAacatccccagggctcccagggtTCCTGAGGCACAGGGAACATCCTGAGGGTTCATGAGAATTCCACAGGGCTCCACGGGTACTGGGGACATCCCCAGGGTTCCCAGGGTTCCTGAGGCACTGGGAACATCCCGAGAGTTCCAAGAGTTCCCTAGGTATCAGGAACATCCCCAGGGTTCCTGAGGCACTGGGAACATCCTGAGAGTTCCTGAGAATTCCACAGGGCTCCACGGGCACCGGGGACATCCCCAGGGTTCCTGAGGCACCAGGAATATCTGCAGGCACCAGGAACATCCCGAGAGTTCCTGAGGGTTCCCTGGGTACCGGGAACATCCTGAGAGTTCCTGAGAATTCCTGAGGCACTGGGAACATCCCGAGAATTCCCGGGGCACTAGGAACATCCTGAGAATTCCCAAGGCACTGGGAACATCCCGAGAATTCCTGGGGTATCAGGAACATCCTGAGAATTCCCAAGGCACCAGGAACATCCCGAGCATTCCCAAGGCCCCGGGAAGAGCCCGTAGCTCCGTGGCCAGCAGCGCTgctccccctgtgctgctggaggtgctgacccccccatttttccccctccagaGCAATGGCTACTGCACCCTGGCCATCGAGGCCACCTACCTGCCCTCCCAGGATGGGCAGCCCCTCTGGATCCTGGGAAACGTTTTCCTGAAGGAATATTACACCATCTTCGACATGGCCAACAGCCGCGTGGGCTTCGCCCTCTCGGCCTAGAGGAAGCAaattccagcccctctcccGGCTCAGGGGGTgacacagcattcccagggaCATTTCTGccccttcccatccccatccctcgGGATTTGTGCGCCCACGGATCCTGTAACAAATAAACCCTGCCACCCCAAACGGTCTCTGAGCTCCTGGGTTTGTGGGGAGCAGCCTGAGGGGTTCCCTGGCTCacaattccctgctccagcaaggtaagtgctgggatgagctgggataAATCCCCAGGGAGGGGCAGTCCCCACCTCCACCCCTCGGGAAACCTCAGAGGGGAAGCTCCCgagcctccctgcagctgggaaagctctGCCAAAGCCCTGAGGTGTGTCCAGGAGGGAATCCTGTGGCTGTGAGGTGAGTCAGGACACCCAAATGACCCCAGAGGCCTGAAGTGGGGCTGGAAAACTGCACTGGAATATCGGGAATTGGGAGCAGGTGTGGCCCAAGGGGATGGGGAACACCCCGGGCAGGGGGAAGTTGGGTGACCCCGCTGTTTCCAGAATTTCTCAGAAGTTCTTTATCACCAGAGCTGAGTCACGACCCCCAAATGACCCCTGAGCCCTGAAAcggagctgctcagcctggaaaaccgCACTGGAATATCGGGAATTGGGAGCAGGTGTGGCCCAAGGGGATGGGGAACAccccgggcagggggaggaTGGGTGACCCCGCTGTTTCCCAGAGTTTCTGAGAAGTTCTTTATCACCAGGGCTGAGTCACGACCCACAAATGACCCCTGAGCCCTGAAAAAAGCCTGGGAAAACCGCACTGGAATACCGGGAATTGAGGGGAGGTGTGGCCCgaggggatggggacaccccgggcagggggaggaTGGGTGACCCCGCTCTCTCCCAGCACCCAGAGTAGTTTTTGAGTTTTTTAGCAGTTCACCCAGAGTCGGTTTTGAGTTTTTTAGCAGTTCTTTATCGCCGGAGCTCCCTCTCTGATGCGTTCCCGGCTCTGTCACCTCCCGGGGGAAGAACACAAAGTGCTCCGAGCTTTGACTCAAAATATTGACACAGGCTGAGACCGAGAAAATATTGAGCTCCCTGAGACCGAGATTGGGCGGGGAAGGGcattcctcatcctcctcctcctcctcttcctcctcctgctccctttggaaTGGGaattttctgctggaaacagGATGGTGGCGGCCAGCAAAGGCTGACCACGTCCCTCTGCTCTTTGCTGTCCCCTTTGCTCCCCGCAGGACCTGCCCAGGCCAAGGCAGAGCCATCAGGAACCTCGTGGGGATTTCCCGAGCTTCTGAAGATTCCCAGCATCATTCCATGGCCAAAAGTTTGGATGGAAGCTGCCAGCAGGTCTGCGGGCACCTGGGACGCTCCTGCCCATTCCCAgaacaccagcagcaggaatttccacTTGCTGGAAGGGGCGTGTGTGGCTGTGCCTTTGTTTTCCGGAAAGCTGGGGCTGAAGGCGGGAGAAAAATCCTTTAATTGGGTGATAACGGCGGCGTTTGGCTTTTAATCGGTGTCCGTGCTTGGTCTGGGGGTCAGGAGGGACATCGGGGTGGATGTGGGGACATCAGGGTGGATGTGGGGACATCGCCCCCCGGCCAGGGCCACAAACAGCTGGAGGATCGCGGTGCAAGGAGGGGTAAAACCCTGGGGTGAGGAGCTCCGTGAGCCCCGTGTGATCCCAGCCCAAAGGG
The Serinus canaria isolate serCan28SL12 chromosome 26, serCan2020, whole genome shotgun sequence genome window above contains:
- the PGC gene encoding gastricsin isoform X3 gives rise to the protein MKWLPVVLACLQLAEGAVRISLRKGLSIRDRMRAAGVLDDFLKHIKYDPVKKYQPSQGSVVREPITNHLDSSYFGEISIGEPPQKFLVLFDTGSSNLWVPSTDCQSPACFNHAKFQPSASATFTPRGQSYNVSYGSGSVTLVLGSDTLRIQSITVTEQELGLSQAEPTQPFYFAAFDGILGMAFPSLAMGGTATALGGMLEQNQLAEPVFSFHFSRVATGQSVTSWCSQGCQAIVDTGTFLLTVPQQYIESILEALGAQETSYGYAVDCSDTQSMPPLTFGIGGARLALSPSAYVLNSNGYCTLAIEATYLPSQDGQPLWILGNVFLKEYYTIFDMANSRVGFALSA
- the PGC gene encoding gastricsin isoform X2 — translated: MKWLPVVLACLQLAEGAVRISLRKGLSIRDRMRAAGVLDDFLKHIKYDPVKKYQPSQGSVVREPITNHLDSSYFGEISIGEPPQKFLVLFDTGSSNLWVPSTDCQSPACFNHAKFQPSASATFTPRGQSYNVSYGSGSVTLVLGSDTLRIQSITVTEQELGLSQAEPTQPFYFAAFDGILGMAFPSLAMGGTATALGGMLEQNQLAEPVFSFHFSRQPTFEFGGELILGGVDPQLFQGDITWAPVTQRLYWQVALEEVATGQSVTSWCSQGCQAIVDTGTFLLTVPQQYIESILEALGAQETSYGSNGYCTLAIEATYLPSQDGQPLWILGNVFLKEYYTIFDMANSRVGFALSA
- the PGC gene encoding gastricsin isoform X1, translating into MKWLPVVLACLQLAEGAVRISLRKGLSIRDRMRAAGVLDDFLKHIKYDPVKKYQPSQGSVVREPITNHLDSSYFGEISIGEPPQKFLVLFDTGSSNLWVPSTDCQSPACFNHAKFQPSASATFTPRGQSYNVSYGSGSVTLVLGSDTLRIQSITVTEQELGLSQAEPTQPFYFAAFDGILGMAFPSLAMGGTATALGGMLEQNQLAEPVFSFHFSRQPTFEFGGELILGGVDPQLFQGDITWAPVTQRLYWQVALEEVATGQSVTSWCSQGCQAIVDTGTFLLTVPQQYIESILEALGAQETSYGYAVDCSDTQSMPPLTFGIGGARLALSPSAYVLNSNGYCTLAIEATYLPSQDGQPLWILGNVFLKEYYTIFDMANSRVGFALSA